One region of Chaetodon auriga isolate fChaAug3 chromosome 5, fChaAug3.hap1, whole genome shotgun sequence genomic DNA includes:
- the htra4 gene encoding serine protease HTRA1, whose amino-acid sequence MLKSVAYFILLTSAVHAGLLRKRQTCPQVCDASLCPVPAQACYYGQVKDGCGCCVVCAAGEGEACGELSGGNLPCGDGLRCDSVRGKLGAHHSSCVCASSGPVCGSDGRTYPSICRLKAENRRAELDQTPPVIFIQRGWCDSGMQHPGSMRYKFNFIADVVDKIAPSVVHLELFQRLPFFSEEVSVSSGSGFIVSEDGWIITNAHVLTNKQRIKVELKSGSQYDATVKDVDQKMDIALIKIEPDSPLPPLPLGQSSDLRPGEFVVAVGSPFSLQNTVTTGIISTAQRNGMELGFKDSDMDYIQTDAIINYGNSGGPLVNLDGDVIGINTLKVAAGISFAIPADRIRQFLAESYSRQVNGNTAQKKKYIGVRMLQLSPSLIRDLKERESDFPDVSSGVYVYEVIPATAASSAGMINHDVIIGINGQPIHTTQEVSKAVQSGATLSVVVRRKDQDVSLTIVPEETD is encoded by the exons ATGCTGAAGTCTGTGGCTTACTTCATCCTCCTCACCTCCGCAGTTCATGCGGGTCtgctgagaaaaagacaaacttgCCCGCAGGTTTGCGATGCCTCTCTGTGCCCTGTCCCGGCGCAGGCCTGTTACTACGGGCAGGTGAAGGACGGATGCGGCTGCTGCGTGGTGTGCGCGGCCGGGGAGGGTGAAGCCTGCGGGGAGCTGAGCGGTGGTAACCTCCCCTGCGGTGACGGGCTGCGGTGCGACTCTGTGCGGGGGAAGCTCGGTGCGCACCACAGCTCCTGCGTGTGCGCCTCATCCGGCCCGGTGTGTGGCAGCGACGGCAGGACGTACCCGAGCATCTGCCGCCTCAAAGCCGAGAACAGGAGAGCCGAGCTCGATCAGACCCCCCCGGTCATTTTCATCCAGAGAGGCTGGTGTGATTCAG GAATGCAACATCCAGGAAGTATGCGCTACAAGTTCAACTTCATTGCAGACGTGGTCGATAAGATTGCCCCATCTGTGGTGCATCTGGAACTATTCCAAAG ACTGCCATTTTTCAGTGAGGAGGTCTCTGTGTCGAGTGGCTCGGGATTTATAGTGTCAGAGGACGGCTGGATCATCACCAATGCTCATGTACTCACCAACAAGCAGCGGATCAAAGTAGAGCTGAAAAGTGGTTCACAGTACGATGCTACAGTCAAGGACGTGGACCAGAAAATGGACATTGCACTCATCAAAATTGAACCAGAT AGTCCACTGCCTCCGCTTCCTCTCGGACAGTCCTCAGACCTGCGCCCCGGTGAGTTTGTGGTGGCAGTGGGAAGTCCTTTCTCTCTACAGAACACCGTCACCACCGGCATTATCAGCACTGCCCAGCGCAATGGCATGGAGCTGGGCTTTAAGGACTCTGACATGGACTACATCCAAACTGATGCCATCATTAAT TACGGCAACTCTGGAGGACCGCTTGTCAACTTG GATGGAGATGTAATAGGCATAAATACTCTGAAAGTGGCTGCAGGAATCTCTTTTGCCATCCCAGCGGACAGGATACGCCAGTTCCTCGCTGAATCCTACAGCAGACAAGTCAACG GAAATacagcacaaaaaaagaaatacatagGTGTCCGGATGCTGCAGCTCTCACCTTC TTTGATCCGAGATCTCAAGGAGCGTGAGAGTGACTTTCCAGATGTGAGCTCAGGGGTTTACGTTTATGAGGTAATACCTGCAACAGCTGCATCCAG CGCTGGCATGATCAATCACGACGTCATCATCGGCATCAATGGGCAGCCCATCCACACCACGCAGGAAGTGAGCAAAGCCGTCCAGAGCGGTGCCACGCTTTCAGTGGTGGTGAGACGAAAAGATCAGGACGTATCGCTAACTATCGTTCCTGaagagactgactga
- the tm2d2 gene encoding TM2 domain-containing protein 2 produces the protein MISLSYILLCGQFLLLLTVILLQCLEGIHSQNSSTTETPAASPGQGATAVPFSEQPPEIKYEIPVESANYTEPYEYKPPSPVVLCNYLPEEFIYCQDPVDHAGNHSAFLEMGHGCVGWGGQTQKEVNHTPVICTALDDIECAGPREFLRGNIPCIKYTGHYFITTLLYSFFLGCFGVDRFCLGHTGTAVGKLLTLGGLGIWWFVDLILLITGGLMPSDYSNWCTYY, from the exons ATGATTTCGCTAAGCTATATTCTGTTGTGTGGACAGTTCCTGCTGCTACTGACGGTCATTCTGTTACAATGTCTGGAAGGAATTCACTCCCAAAACTCGTCGACGACGGAGACTCCTGCTGCTTCGCCTGGTCAGGGAGCTACAGCCGTCCCGTTCAGCGAGCAGCCGCCcgaaataaaatatgaaataccAGTGGAAAGTGCGAATTATACAGAGCCCTATGAGTACAAACCTCCGTCACCAGTCGTCCTCTGTAACTATCT ACCGGAGGAGTTCATCTACTGCCAAGACCCTGTCGATCACGCAGGCAACCACAGTGCCTTCCTGGAGATGGGCCATGGTTGTGTCGGG TGGGGCGGCCAGACTCAAAAAGAGGTGAACCACACGCCGGTTATCTGCACTGCACTTGATGATATTGAGTGTGCCGGACCCAGAGAGTTCCTCAGAGGAAACATCCCCTGCATTAA ATACACTGGACATTACTTCATCACCACGCTTCTGTACTCCTTCTTCCTGGGCTGTTTTGGGGTCGATCGTTTCTGCCTGGGCCACACCGGCACTGCTGTCGGGAAGCTGCTCACCTTGGGAGGTCTGGGAATCTGGTGGTTTGTGGACTTGATCCTGCTCATCACCGGTGGCCTGATGCCCAGCGATTACAGCAACTGGTGCACATACTACTGA